One genomic region from Bos javanicus breed banteng chromosome 14, ARS-OSU_banteng_1.0, whole genome shotgun sequence encodes:
- the OXR1 gene encoding oxidation resistance protein 1 isoform X11, producing MSRLWYGKKGKRHQPINQKYTLVVSVAEYHRRIDALNTEELRTLCRRLQITTREDINSKQSTPVKADLESESFRPNLSDPSHLLLPDQIIKLTKHLPPRTIGYPWTLVYGTRKHGTSLKTLYRTMTGLDTPVLMVIKDSDWQVFGAFASQPFKVSDGFYGNGETFVFTFCPEFEVFKWTGDNMFFIKGDMDSLAFGGGGGEFALWLDGDLYHGRSHSCKTFGNHTLSKKEDFCIQDIEIWAFK from the exons ATGTCTCGTCTCTGGtatgggaaaaaagggaaaaggcaTCAACCAATTAATCAAAAATATACTCTG GTAGTGTCAGTGGCTGAGTATCACCGCAGGATCGATGCTCTAAATACTGAAGAACTGCGCACACTCTGCAGACGTCTCCAG ATTACTACGAGGGAAGACATCAATTCAAAGCAGAGTACTCCAGTGAAAGCAGACCTGGAATCTGAATCTTTTCGACCAAACCTAAGTGATCCCAGTCATCTCTTACTGCCAGATCAAATTATAAAG cttaCCAAGCATCTTCCACCAAGAACAATCGGCTATCCATGGACTCTTGTTTATGGTACTAGGAAGCATGGCACAAGCTTGAAGACCCTTTATCGAACAATGACAGGTTTAGACACTCCAGTGCTGATGGTGATTAAAGACAGTGATTGGCAG GTTTTTGGTGCATTTGCATCTCAGCCATTTAAAGTGAGTGATGGCTTTTATGGAAATGGAGAGACCTTTGTTTTTACATTCTGTCCAGAATTTGAG gtctTTAAGTGGACAGGAGATAATATGTTTTTTATcaaaggagacatggattcacTAGCTTTTGGTGGTGGAGG GGGAGAATTTGCCCTATGGCTTGACGGAGATCTCTACCATGGAAGAAGCCATTCTTGTAAAACATTTGGGAATCATACACTTTCTAAGAAGGAAGATTTCTGTATCCAAGACATTGAAATCTGGgcttttaaatga
- the OXR1 gene encoding oxidation resistance protein 1 isoform X12 has product MSRLWYGKKGKRHQPINQKYTLITTREDINSKQSTPVKADLESESFRPNLSDPSHLLLPDQIIKLTKHLPPRTIGYPWTLVYGTRKHGTSLKTLYRTMTGLDTPVLMVIKDSDWQVFGAFASQPFKVSDGFYGNGETFVFTFCPEFEVFKWTGDNMFFIKGDMDSLAFGGGGGEFALWLDGDLYHGRSHSCKTFGNHTLSKKEDFCIQDIEIWAFK; this is encoded by the exons ATGTCTCGTCTCTGGtatgggaaaaaagggaaaaggcaTCAACCAATTAATCAAAAATATACTCTG ATTACTACGAGGGAAGACATCAATTCAAAGCAGAGTACTCCAGTGAAAGCAGACCTGGAATCTGAATCTTTTCGACCAAACCTAAGTGATCCCAGTCATCTCTTACTGCCAGATCAAATTATAAAG cttaCCAAGCATCTTCCACCAAGAACAATCGGCTATCCATGGACTCTTGTTTATGGTACTAGGAAGCATGGCACAAGCTTGAAGACCCTTTATCGAACAATGACAGGTTTAGACACTCCAGTGCTGATGGTGATTAAAGACAGTGATTGGCAG GTTTTTGGTGCATTTGCATCTCAGCCATTTAAAGTGAGTGATGGCTTTTATGGAAATGGAGAGACCTTTGTTTTTACATTCTGTCCAGAATTTGAG gtctTTAAGTGGACAGGAGATAATATGTTTTTTATcaaaggagacatggattcacTAGCTTTTGGTGGTGGAGG GGGAGAATTTGCCCTATGGCTTGACGGAGATCTCTACCATGGAAGAAGCCATTCTTGTAAAACATTTGGGAATCATACACTTTCTAAGAAGGAAGATTTCTGTATCCAAGACATTGAAATCTGGgcttttaaatga